The following proteins are encoded in a genomic region of Triticum dicoccoides isolate Atlit2015 ecotype Zavitan chromosome 1B, WEW_v2.0, whole genome shotgun sequence:
- the LOC119310978 gene encoding non-specific lipid-transfer protein 2-like, producing the protein MAASKATLVCFMVVALAAVLLAAPGAVDAATCSPTQLTPCAPAIIGNAAPSAACCGKLKAHPASCLCKYKKDPNLQRYVNSPNGKKVFAACKVRLPRC; encoded by the coding sequence ATGGCGGCGTCGAAGGCCACCCTCGTCTGCTTCATGGTCGTGGCACTGGCGGCGGTGCTGCTGGCGGCGCCGGGCGCGGTGGATGCGGCGACGTGCAGCCCGACGCAGCTGACCCCATGCGCGCCGGCGATCATCGGGAACGCGGCACCGAGCGCGGCGTGCTGCGGGAAGCTCAAGGCGCACCCGGCGAGCTGCCTCTGCAAGTACAAGAAGGACCCCAACCTGCAGCGCTACGTCAACTCCCCCAACGGCAAGAAGGTCTTCGCCGCATGCAAGGTCCGCCTGCCAAGGTGCTGA